Sequence from the Streptomyces mobaraensis NBRC 13819 = DSM 40847 genome:
ACTCGGTGCTGCTCAGGGAGGGCCTGACCCGGCTGCTCACCGACCGCGGCCACGAGGTCGTGGCGGGGGTGGGGGACGCCGAGGCGCTGCTGAAGGCGGTGCGGGTGCTGGCCGACGAGGGGGCGCTGCCGGACGTGGTGGTGGCGGACGTCCGGATGCCCCCGACCCACACGGACGAGGGTGTCCGCGCCTCCGTCCAGCTCCGCCGGGACCACCCGGACCTGGGTGTCCTGGTCCTTTCGCAGTATGTCGAGGAGCAGTACGCGACCGAACTGCTCGCCGGCAGCAGCCGCGGGGTCGGCTACCTGCTCAAGGACCGGGTGGCCGAGGTGCGGGAGTTCGTGGACGCCGTGGTCCGGGTGGCCCGCGGCGGCACCGCGCTGGACCCCGAGGTCGTCGCGCAGCTCCTGGGCCGCAGCCGCAAACAGGACGTCCTGGCCGGACTCACCCCGCGCGAGCGGGAGGTGCTGGGGCTGATGGCGGAGGGCCGGACGAACGGCGCCATCGCCCGGCAGCTCGTGGTGAGCGACGGAGCCGTGGAGAAGCACGTCAGCAACATCTTCATGAAACTTGGGTTGTCGCCCAGTGACGGGGATCACCGGCGGGTGCTCGCGGTGCTCACCTATCTGCGGTCGTGAGGGGCGCGGCGGTCGCGGGGGCCCGCCGGTTCCGGGGGCCGCGCCCCCGGGCCTCCCGGGAACGCGCCGTCCCCAGGCCCCGGGCGGACCGGAGCGTCCGGCGGGACGCGCTTGAACACCCGCCCGGCGATTCCGCTTCCGCTCACCTGACACCCCGTCAGCCCAGCCGGGATCGCGATCGGACGCCCGGCCTCCTCCTCCGGTCCTGGTCCTCGGGACGGAGGGCGTGCGCCGGAGCACCGGCGGGATCGAGGATGGCCGGAAGCGGGCATGCCAGGATGGGGGTGCTGCGGGGCCTTCCCATCCCGTGATCCGTCCCGGATGGCCATGCCCCGCCCACGTACGATGGCGATGGGAACGCCGGTCGGCACCTCGTGTGCGGGACCGCCGTCACGAGGGAGGTCCGAAGCAGTGACCAGCCAGGTCAGCAGCCCGGCCGAACAGGCCGAACCAGCCGAACAGCAGCCAGGC
This genomic interval carries:
- a CDS encoding response regulator transcription factor, producing MRVVIAEDSVLLREGLTRLLTDRGHEVVAGVGDAEALLKAVRVLADEGALPDVVVADVRMPPTHTDEGVRASVQLRRDHPDLGVLVLSQYVEEQYATELLAGSSRGVGYLLKDRVAEVREFVDAVVRVARGGTALDPEVVAQLLGRSRKQDVLAGLTPREREVLGLMAEGRTNGAIARQLVVSDGAVEKHVSNIFMKLGLSPSDGDHRRVLAVLTYLRS